In one Silene latifolia isolate original U9 population chromosome 10, ASM4854445v1, whole genome shotgun sequence genomic region, the following are encoded:
- the LOC141605465 gene encoding cleavage stimulating factor 64 isoform X1, whose translation MASTQQHRCVFVGNIPYDATEEQLVQICEEVGPVVSFRLVIDRETGKPKGYGFCEYKDEETALSARRNLQGYEINGRQLRVDFAENDKGSDRNREQGRGGPGLVTNVDVPKQIGGPAVNVDATLHQPIGLPIAMTAASVMAGALGGPQISQIIQNGLQNQASVGNDPLTHHLAKMSRTQLNQIVHEMKVLATQNKEFARQILLASPQLPKALFQAQIMLGMVTPQMLQMPNIRQQGPNLINQPSSQLPVQSQLPAIHNVPGQPSFTPLSSISQGSLAPNQFSAPMPLPPQPRAQHPNASHPAVPPQSVVPAQPGPSSLLTARPQRLGGLQLPPAPTSFRPVQAPQQQHAAVLGVQNVNSQPSIQSRPLSSDLGYQVASTIRSNMTEMNTVDSTRLQNVSNLAFINKTNTLPNLPPLSNRDDSQDPNVRPSKLMKLDSGRVAPFSSAGLAVSTATTPGPSNTVGNSAIAMGKSSNVEVQNTEKQSSQLQLAPDVESALLQQVLSLTPEQLSSLPPDQQQQVIQLQQMLR comes from the exons ATGGCTTCAACTCAGCAGCATCGTTGTGTCTTCG TTGGGAATATACCTTATGATGCTACTGAAGAACAGCTTGTTCAAATCTGTGAGGAAGTTGGACCTGTTGTTTCCTTCAG ATTGGTTATAGATCGTGAAACTGGTAAACCAAAAGGTTATGGATTTTGTGAATATAAGGATGAAGAAACAGCACTCAGTGCCCGTCGCAATCTTCAGGGTTATGAAATCAATGGTCGTCAGTTACGAGTAGATTTTGCAGAAAATGACAAAGGCTCTGATAGAAATCGTGAACAG GGTCGTGGTGGGCCTGGACTGGTGACAAATGTGG ATGTTCCAAAGCAGATAGGAGGTCCAGCGGTCAATGTGGATGCAACACTTCACCAACCAATCGGCCTTCCAATAGCTATGACGGCTGCTTCTGTCATGGCAGGAGCCCTTGGTGGCCCTCAAATCAGTCAGATAATTCAAAATGGGTTGCAGAATCAGGCGTCAGTGGGCAATGACCCTTTAACCCATCATCTAGCCAAAATGTCCAGGACTCAATTAAACCAAATTGTACATGAAATGAAG GTGCTTGCTACACAAAACAAAGAGTTTGCTCGTCAAATTTTGCTTGCAAGCCCACAGCTACCAAAAGCTCTTTTCCAG GCACAGATAATGCTGGGAATGGTGACGCCCCAGATG TTGCAGATGCCAAATATAAGGCAACAGGGCCCTAATCTAATAAATCAGCCTTCATCACAGCTTCCCGTGCAAAGTCAACTTCCTGCTATTCATAATGTTCCTGGGCAGCCCTCTTTCACTCCATTATCCTCAATCTCTCAGGGTTCTTTGGCGCCTAATCAGTTCTCAGCACCCATGCCACTTCCTCCACAGCCACGAGCTCAGCATCCAAATGCAAGCCATCCGGCAGTACCGCCACAAAGTGTTGTGCCTGCCCAACCTGGTCCTTCATCTCTTCTGACTGCACGCCCTCAACGCCTAGGTGGTTTACAATTGCCACCCGCACCTACTTCGTTCAGGCCCGTGCAAGCGCCACAGCAGCAACATGCGGCTGTGCTGGGCGTCCAAAATGTAAACTCTCAGCCGTCTATTCAAAGTCGTCCTTTGTCATCAGATCTGGGATATCAG GTTGCCTCTACAATACGCTCTAATATGACAGAAATGAACACAGTCGATTCCACGCGTCTTCAAAATGTGAGTAATCTGGCCTTCATTAACAAAACAAACACCTTGCCCAATTTGCCTCCATTATCTAATAGAGATGATTCTCAAGATCCGAATGTGCGTCCTTCAAAGCTTATGAAATTGGATTCTGGAAGAGTTGCTCCTTTTTCATCTGCTGGATTGGCTGTATCGACTGCGACTACTCCTGGACCGTCAAATACTGTTGGGAATAGCGCCATTGCAATGGGCAAAAGTTCAAATGTGGAAGTACAGAATACAGAGAAGCAATCCTCACAG TTGCAGCTTGCGCCTGATGTGGAGTCAGCCCTGTTGCAGCAAGTGTTGAGCCTGACTCCTGAACAATTGAGTTCACTGCCGCCTgaccaacaacaacaagtcattcagCTTCAACAAATGCTCAGATGA
- the LOC141605465 gene encoding cleavage stimulating factor 64 isoform X2 has protein sequence MASTQQHRCVFVGNIPYDATEEQLVQICEEVGPVVSFRLVIDRETGKPKGYGFCEYKDEETALSARRNLQGYEINGRQLRVDFAENDKGSDRNREQGRGGPGLVTNVDVPKQIGGPAVNVDATLHQPIGLPIAMTAASVMAGALGGPQISQIIQNGLQNQASVGNDPLTHHLAKMSRTQLNQIVHEMKVLATQNKEFARQILLASPQLPKALFQAQIMLGMVTPQMLQMPNIRQQGPNLINQPSSQLPVQSQLPAIHNVPGQPSFTPLSSISQGSLAPNQFSAPMPLPPQPRAQHPNASHPAVPPQSVVPAQPGPSSLLTARPQRLGGLQLPPAPTSFRPVQAPQQQHAAVLGVQNVNSQPSIQSRPLSSDLGYQVASTIRSNMTEMNTVDSTRLQNVSNLAFINKTNTLPNLPPLSNRDDSQDPNVRPSKLMKLDSGRVAPFSSAGLAVSTATTPGPSNTVGNSAIAMGKSSNVEVQNTEKQSSQLAPDVESALLQQVLSLTPEQLSSLPPDQQQQVIQLQQMLR, from the exons ATGGCTTCAACTCAGCAGCATCGTTGTGTCTTCG TTGGGAATATACCTTATGATGCTACTGAAGAACAGCTTGTTCAAATCTGTGAGGAAGTTGGACCTGTTGTTTCCTTCAG ATTGGTTATAGATCGTGAAACTGGTAAACCAAAAGGTTATGGATTTTGTGAATATAAGGATGAAGAAACAGCACTCAGTGCCCGTCGCAATCTTCAGGGTTATGAAATCAATGGTCGTCAGTTACGAGTAGATTTTGCAGAAAATGACAAAGGCTCTGATAGAAATCGTGAACAG GGTCGTGGTGGGCCTGGACTGGTGACAAATGTGG ATGTTCCAAAGCAGATAGGAGGTCCAGCGGTCAATGTGGATGCAACACTTCACCAACCAATCGGCCTTCCAATAGCTATGACGGCTGCTTCTGTCATGGCAGGAGCCCTTGGTGGCCCTCAAATCAGTCAGATAATTCAAAATGGGTTGCAGAATCAGGCGTCAGTGGGCAATGACCCTTTAACCCATCATCTAGCCAAAATGTCCAGGACTCAATTAAACCAAATTGTACATGAAATGAAG GTGCTTGCTACACAAAACAAAGAGTTTGCTCGTCAAATTTTGCTTGCAAGCCCACAGCTACCAAAAGCTCTTTTCCAG GCACAGATAATGCTGGGAATGGTGACGCCCCAGATG TTGCAGATGCCAAATATAAGGCAACAGGGCCCTAATCTAATAAATCAGCCTTCATCACAGCTTCCCGTGCAAAGTCAACTTCCTGCTATTCATAATGTTCCTGGGCAGCCCTCTTTCACTCCATTATCCTCAATCTCTCAGGGTTCTTTGGCGCCTAATCAGTTCTCAGCACCCATGCCACTTCCTCCACAGCCACGAGCTCAGCATCCAAATGCAAGCCATCCGGCAGTACCGCCACAAAGTGTTGTGCCTGCCCAACCTGGTCCTTCATCTCTTCTGACTGCACGCCCTCAACGCCTAGGTGGTTTACAATTGCCACCCGCACCTACTTCGTTCAGGCCCGTGCAAGCGCCACAGCAGCAACATGCGGCTGTGCTGGGCGTCCAAAATGTAAACTCTCAGCCGTCTATTCAAAGTCGTCCTTTGTCATCAGATCTGGGATATCAG GTTGCCTCTACAATACGCTCTAATATGACAGAAATGAACACAGTCGATTCCACGCGTCTTCAAAATGTGAGTAATCTGGCCTTCATTAACAAAACAAACACCTTGCCCAATTTGCCTCCATTATCTAATAGAGATGATTCTCAAGATCCGAATGTGCGTCCTTCAAAGCTTATGAAATTGGATTCTGGAAGAGTTGCTCCTTTTTCATCTGCTGGATTGGCTGTATCGACTGCGACTACTCCTGGACCGTCAAATACTGTTGGGAATAGCGCCATTGCAATGGGCAAAAGTTCAAATGTGGAAGTACAGAATACAGAGAAGCAATCCTCACAG CTTGCGCCTGATGTGGAGTCAGCCCTGTTGCAGCAAGTGTTGAGCCTGACTCCTGAACAATTGAGTTCACTGCCGCCTgaccaacaacaacaagtcattcagCTTCAACAAATGCTCAGATGA
- the LOC141605465 gene encoding cleavage stimulating factor 64 isoform X3, with translation MEVILQSIVPNFCGLEGRGGPGLVTNVDVPKQIGGPAVNVDATLHQPIGLPIAMTAASVMAGALGGPQISQIIQNGLQNQASVGNDPLTHHLAKMSRTQLNQIVHEMKVLATQNKEFARQILLASPQLPKALFQAQIMLGMVTPQMLQMPNIRQQGPNLINQPSSQLPVQSQLPAIHNVPGQPSFTPLSSISQGSLAPNQFSAPMPLPPQPRAQHPNASHPAVPPQSVVPAQPGPSSLLTARPQRLGGLQLPPAPTSFRPVQAPQQQHAAVLGVQNVNSQPSIQSRPLSSDLGYQVASTIRSNMTEMNTVDSTRLQNVSNLAFINKTNTLPNLPPLSNRDDSQDPNVRPSKLMKLDSGRVAPFSSAGLAVSTATTPGPSNTVGNSAIAMGKSSNVEVQNTEKQSSQLQLAPDVESALLQQVLSLTPEQLSSLPPDQQQQVIQLQQMLR, from the exons ATGGAGGTTATACTGCAGAGTATAGTGCCCAACTTCTGTGGGTTAGAG GGTCGTGGTGGGCCTGGACTGGTGACAAATGTGG ATGTTCCAAAGCAGATAGGAGGTCCAGCGGTCAATGTGGATGCAACACTTCACCAACCAATCGGCCTTCCAATAGCTATGACGGCTGCTTCTGTCATGGCAGGAGCCCTTGGTGGCCCTCAAATCAGTCAGATAATTCAAAATGGGTTGCAGAATCAGGCGTCAGTGGGCAATGACCCTTTAACCCATCATCTAGCCAAAATGTCCAGGACTCAATTAAACCAAATTGTACATGAAATGAAG GTGCTTGCTACACAAAACAAAGAGTTTGCTCGTCAAATTTTGCTTGCAAGCCCACAGCTACCAAAAGCTCTTTTCCAG GCACAGATAATGCTGGGAATGGTGACGCCCCAGATG TTGCAGATGCCAAATATAAGGCAACAGGGCCCTAATCTAATAAATCAGCCTTCATCACAGCTTCCCGTGCAAAGTCAACTTCCTGCTATTCATAATGTTCCTGGGCAGCCCTCTTTCACTCCATTATCCTCAATCTCTCAGGGTTCTTTGGCGCCTAATCAGTTCTCAGCACCCATGCCACTTCCTCCACAGCCACGAGCTCAGCATCCAAATGCAAGCCATCCGGCAGTACCGCCACAAAGTGTTGTGCCTGCCCAACCTGGTCCTTCATCTCTTCTGACTGCACGCCCTCAACGCCTAGGTGGTTTACAATTGCCACCCGCACCTACTTCGTTCAGGCCCGTGCAAGCGCCACAGCAGCAACATGCGGCTGTGCTGGGCGTCCAAAATGTAAACTCTCAGCCGTCTATTCAAAGTCGTCCTTTGTCATCAGATCTGGGATATCAG GTTGCCTCTACAATACGCTCTAATATGACAGAAATGAACACAGTCGATTCCACGCGTCTTCAAAATGTGAGTAATCTGGCCTTCATTAACAAAACAAACACCTTGCCCAATTTGCCTCCATTATCTAATAGAGATGATTCTCAAGATCCGAATGTGCGTCCTTCAAAGCTTATGAAATTGGATTCTGGAAGAGTTGCTCCTTTTTCATCTGCTGGATTGGCTGTATCGACTGCGACTACTCCTGGACCGTCAAATACTGTTGGGAATAGCGCCATTGCAATGGGCAAAAGTTCAAATGTGGAAGTACAGAATACAGAGAAGCAATCCTCACAG TTGCAGCTTGCGCCTGATGTGGAGTCAGCCCTGTTGCAGCAAGTGTTGAGCCTGACTCCTGAACAATTGAGTTCACTGCCGCCTgaccaacaacaacaagtcattcagCTTCAACAAATGCTCAGATGA